ACATCGACATTTCTTTCAATTTTGCAGAGAAACATGAACAGTTACCAAGTAGTAATAAACTACTTAATGTGATGCAATTCATTAGTTTTCTTTCGTAATTTGCGGATATTAAATGTCTGTTTTTGATACATTGTCAGGATGCATGCATTTTGCTAGATTGGATGGGATAAGAAAACAGCCATAATCTGTTtgtttttccaattttttttaaagaaaaaaaaatcatgggaaGACGCAGGATAGCTGccataacacttttttttttgtaatatggaAAAATAGGCTAACGCCCTCtttgaactgtttttttttttttttttccaatagttCTGCAAGACAGATAGTAGGGATTtgggtattgttggattcctcccACTCGCTAGTTTcctaatatatagatattatgcgGAAACTCTCTGGCATTGCCAAGTCTGTCCGACACTCTTCTACCATGAATAAGTAGAGGATTCTTAGTTTTTCTGGGTATAAGTTACCCAGAAATACAAGGAAATAGACTGCACACAAATACCAACTCAGAGTCCAGGTGGTCCTCAAGTAGAGCAGTACTGATACagaaagggttatttttcattaaatgtacAAGCATTGTGTGGTTCAGACTTGatattttatattatagtttgttGGTGGTTAAGGTCAGTGAAATGATAGCAGAATATTCAGAAATAGTGTCTTGCATGCTCTAATGCAGGCAGATTATGATGGTCACCTGATTGGGGAATCTGCATAATCAATTTGCAAATTTTTAATGACTCCAGTTCTCAATCCCagattgcaaaatgaaataaggtATAATTTGGCTCATTCAAGAACCCGCAATCCCATTGAACAAGCATTAGGAGTCCTCAAACGAAGATTCCGTTGTCTCGCTATACCTATGCGGACTAGTTTGGACACAACCATGGCCACATTTTGTAGTGGTTTGGAAaaccatgatggtgataaagatgatggtggtaatggcaatgaatgtGATCAGGAAGTAGTTAATGAAAATGCACAAATACGAATGCTGGACAGAAAAAGTGGGCAAATATAATCAACAGTGTGTTCTGAAATGTATTTGGGATCTCCTGTTgggagtttcattctcttgcctGGCAGCTCCTCTATTCTCAGTATCCTTCCAACACACCCTGTACCCCTCCTCGGTACATGTTCTAAAGCAATTCAGTATTCCGTCTCTCACTACTCCAAAGTCTCTCAAGTGCTTTTCctctgacatgtcatctccaacaaaACTACCATTTGTAGCAGCATTTTAATTAAAGATTATTTAAAGATTACATTGAAACAAATGTATTATGTcaataaaaaacttttttttctagtttgtatcttttgttagccaactgtcatggtcggtaaatgtatttttaaaaaagaagCCTAATGTTTAATGTCACACACAATGTGTAGTTATGACATTGTTGTATATTGTACATCAAGTTTAGCAGTAGGAGAAGGCCGTGTGGAAAGTAGAGGGATAAGGTacaagaataaataattaaacaatctcACTAGAGTTTTTTTCCGCTGACAAGTCATCTCCAACAAAGttaccatttgtagcatcattcTATTTAAAGACTATTCAAAGTTTATATTGAAACTAATGTAAAACATTAGTTTCAATATAATCTTTCAAACAAAAACCAatgtttttttctagtttattattttttgttagccaAATGTAATGGtcgattaatatatatttttaaatgaaaCATAATGTTTAATATCACACATTGTGTGGTTATGACTACATTACTGTATAGTAATGTATATACTTGCACAATTCTAGCCTTTTCTGATGCAGCTCCGGGTCCATTTCTCTAAGATGGTTTCTGTCTGAAGCCAACTTCAGAGCTTCCTGTTTCATACTTATTTTCTTAATCCTGATAGCATCATGGAGCACTTGCAGGGATCCATCAtctagcaaaaaataaataaataaaaataataaataaataaaaataataataaataaataaatatataaaataataataattaaaaaaaacattcagtgttaacacacacacacgcaatactgtTCAGTATCTTTTTTAATGACACACCTGGAAGAGGCAGTTGCACAAAATAAATTCACAGTCTATATAATacgaaaaatgtgtgtgtgtgtgtgtgtgtgtgtgtgtgtgtgtgtgtgtgtgtgtgtgtgtgtgtgtgtgtgtgtgtgtgtgtgtgtgtgtgtgtgtgtgtgcgtgcgtgcgtgcgttttctCACATGCCCAGTCCACTGGATAGATTCAGACCAAAATTGGATCTCTAAGATGTGCTCTCAGCAAATCAAAATTTGGGTACCTCTCCCAGTaaataaagtaagtaaagaaaatatgtaatggtGGGGGACGATGAGGTCGGAGCCGTTTGAGGGCATCATCGAGGCTATGTAGATTTGGGCTACgtagatgaagatgcagatgtgaaagaaaaaaatgaagcaagaCTGATATATTGGTGAAGCCGATATTTCTGCTAGAAGCCATATAGGTTGTGAAACATCCTACAtagctatatgaataaatgtgtagataaagtcatgagattaaaaaataaaggtaCATAGGGAAGACGACCTTAGGGATGGTAATTTGATAGCATGCAACAAGATcagtgtattagtaaaagatattcaGATACATTCTGGATTAacagcatgttgataaatatttgaattgcatttcactatgatgatgaagataacataaGCTGTGCATGTTGTAGGTCACAGTGCCTTCTAAAGATAAGTATAGGTTGAAATTAAGTATTGCTCCAAATGCATCATTTAGCTAAGGAGGTACTAACCATGAGTcaaattttcaaagcaaaatagctaagaagtaagatattaaataaaccaaacctgtaaccctcatgatgaaattacacatgacgctaaataatacttcaattttctattaagaatcaaacacctctaattgcttcagtgtgacataccagcattttcaactctttcattgtggactggttccaattactcctcaatcaaaggatggacagaaattgaaaaagtatccattagcttcggtggtggacctccattcttggccctctcagacttcaggcaggagtgtttcttctttgttctgaaaaggtgttcaagatgattattatgtaattaactttcacacagttcttacacttgaaaatgtgcttgtgatctatttatttattctaggtTTCTGGTAAGCTTATCCCAAAGTCATCTAAGGCTTAAATAAATCTAtaatttatcagtgttccccgtctcatgattcatgcagatgatatattttcttctgcttgtattctttccaatctacacatctttcaacatcctttatccttttaggtgatttaattggttagtttaggtcaataggtcaagttagatcaattgaaagaataatatcaatgcttacattaaaggaccttCAGAATCCACGAGAAAATTTTTGTCTAAGAGATAGGTTTGACACTTCTAAAAACAGGTAAACAGGTAATTTCTTGTAATAatttttgttaaatatatatctatatctatctatctatctatatttttttcctacccAGCACatggtttggttttatttcacaagtgcACAGGGATGTCATTTTTATAAAACTATTTCCAGTAGTTTTTAATGGTCTTTGAACGAATCTGATCTTTACttttgctgcaaatcagtataattgagtatactgaaaatatttccacactagcttcccttcctgctctgctattggttaagttgATGGTTTTATTTTCAGTTACATAGGGATTAGGAATATATTTtacaattatagatatatagatcacattttgaacccccagaaccGCAATCTGCACattattattagcactttttttttttttttttctaaacactcATTTGATCCGgcgcacttcctctgcctggccatacgagctattactttcgtttttttaagtaactagaatgagtttaaattttcttttgatactatACGCAAAGGAATTACTCGCAATGCTCCACCTATAAGTACAgtgatatattttcaccatttcagcagttacaggccaaactgtgtgaatctgggaaccccctcttttggctggggtccacgggccagagggacagacacagtttggcatataactgtccttaataatgatcatttttcattgtcaatatatgtggagcagtgtgagttattcctATATGTGTgttatcaaaagaaacatgacaatcactccattttcttggaaaaatgaaagtgagaatacttatggtcatgtagatgaggcatcatcatcatcgtggagctaacgccgatgggggcgcatagccacctccaccctttgcttgtacctgcgagggtcgctcatggcaagccgccaggcagggactcggcccatctcatgacaggtttgatcaatctgctcaagccaagacttcctaggtcgtcccacaggtctcctccgcccagggttgtctcgaacagagacaacctgatgggcaggatcatcctgagggaagtgagcccggtagccatatagcctgagttggcgatcacggattgtgcaggtaatagttcctttgccagtctcatggtgcaaccgttggtttgacacatggtcccaccaacagcaCCCCATgttccggcacaaggacctattgcaaaaggcatcaagacgtgacaactaagtgcaggataatgtctagatttcactaccatataacaaaactggagttatcagggccaTGAAGATGCATAGTgtagtccttctgcacaggtaccggcatctccatatactctgtcaagagagtccatgacccctgctgccaggccaatctgtctgctgacttcctggtctgcagcccagagttatgaactacactattaaggtttgtaaagTTCTCTGTGATTTTGATGTCCTTGCTGCaaacacgtaccgactgaacaggttcttgtagcaagtccccaaagtcctggggccggatttactaatgtcttacgatatcgtaaatggtctgtttatatcgtaaaacaagttactctctcgtttctcgcaacgagcgtattttcaaaacactcccgagttcgtaaacacatctccgtacgagaaacatttacgggagcctgcaacctctcgtgacgcttatagtagcgaccctcctcagctcatatcagcttcataaataccttcaggagtgtgtaaatgtcactttgccacgtggaaatcaattaatgtgcaagagcaaccattgaggatgcatagtaacggaaaaaaaacaatatgactaatgtaaatatggattggcctttgccagtgcATAGATGTggggaaacacttgatgtaaaccccttagcaagtttaatttatcatgaattaaaggatctctaacccatcttcaagtacgaaatctgaatgaaaatgcataatttaatcattatgactattttcctctatagcaacaaaacataataaatattaaataacaaatcttaccaatatacaaacacacctcttaatagcctaatgtaaaattacatttagcattggatccatttctttatgaataatgattaagatgaatattttactggattgtaacaaatttctattataatatcttatgaaaatataacgaaatgcttgattcTTTTGagacacagatatgaatatatatatatatatatatatatatatatattatatatatatatatatatatatatatatatatatatatatatatatatatatatatatatatgtgtgtgtgtgtgtgtgtgtgtgtgtgtgtgtgtgtgtgtgtgtgtgtgtgtgatctctttccctctacatatatgtctatatatatatatatatatatatatatatatatatatatatatatatatatatatatatatatatatatatatatatatatatatatttgtgtgtgtgtgtgtgtgtgtgtgtgtgtgatctctttccctctacatatatgtgtctatatatatatatatatatatatatatatatatatatatatatatatatatatatatatatatatatatatactatatacatatatgcatatatacatacaattctgtatatacaaaaatatatacatgtatatgtatatgtatatatatatatgactagatatatacatgtattgcatatcttttggcatatgtatatatataggcctacacacagacacacacacacacaaacacacacacacacacacacacacacacacacacacacacacacacacacacacacacacacacatatatatatatatatatatattatgcatatatatgtgtatgtatatatataatatatatatatatatatatatatatatatatatatatatatatatatatatatatatatatatgcatatatagattaatagatatatgtgtatatatgaatgtttgtatgtataatgtatatacatacatacatatacatacatatgcatgtttatgatatatatatatatatatatatatatatatatatatatatatatagagagagagagagagagagagagagagagagagagagagagagagagagagagagaaagagagacagagacagagagagagagagagggagggagagagagagagaggaaaagatagagggagagagagagagagaggaaaagatagagggagagagagagagaggaaaagatagagggagagagaaagaaagaggaaaagatagagagagagagagagagagagagagagagagagggaaaagagagagagagagagagagagagagagagagaaaagagagagagagagagagagccttagctatatatatatatatatatatatatatatatatatatatatatatatatatatatatatatatatatatataggtataagaatatataaaaatatttataaaggtggtaatgatcaataaaggGTAATGATTCACCAagtggtgatatagaaactgttttaagtaaaacgcattagtgttgcctcagttcagcggataacgctctgtgattggtcgatcgagccgttcttttaggaaataaagccctatgacacctagcgatagacaattcggtcgttacggttacgagacccctgcgctctcgttgtctggcgtttgaaaataggttGTAAAGTCGCTaattgagaaatcgttgatagttctcgtaactgttacgagagacagcgtttacgagagagtttagtaaatcttCGTCTTGGTCCAAgggacctcaagacccaaggtattcgcttcattactaaatgcatcaagagccaccactaaggattcagcaaagtcaaggtcggtaaccttgatattgcccggAGTTGctacagaatgattttgaacagtagctctgctcagtatccagtccatgcaagtgttgaaaagtgttggtgcaaaggCACAGCCTTGaacaaacaggaaagaagcttgacaggcccccaccacactttacaacactttcagtaccagtatacagacttgctattagttcaataatccttgttggaatacCTCTCAATCTCAAGATCTCCGAGAATGATTtccaatgcactgtatcgaatgttttcgtgaggacaatgtaggctgcaagcagcccacacccgaactcacaacggtgttctacaatgactctaaGCACAAGTATACGGACTATTGTGGACTTAACAGGAGTATATCCAGATTGTTCCAGCCTCTGATGTCTCAGTAGATGatccctgatacgtctcagaagtgagcaagaaccttgcctggtatactgaacagggtgatgcctcggtagttgctgcagtcccatccatttccagagagggatgaccacaaccctcaacaggtcaggtggaacggtaccggaccaccagatggcagccaggacagcatgcaacccaggcaccatagattcaccaccagcctttaaaagttcagctgggatgccatatatacctgctgctttaccactcttcaacttaaagatcgcccccctaacttcgatTAGGGAAggagcatcctcactgatgggtgagtccggcaacggaatctcggcactacccgcatccaagttaactgttggtgggtcaacctggtacaactgaaaaaaatactcagcccaacactccTGCACCGCAATACGATCTGAGATAATCTGGCTACTCACTAAaagaactgctgtcacctgtgaagagggcttggagttcagcttcctcagggcttggtatgcaggacgaaggtcatttactaagaaatggccttctacctcctctgcaagacttctaatgaactgttctttgtcccttcttaacagtgatcGAGTTCTacacacctgagaacggtgcataTCCCTAtaccctgtcagacgagccgcaagGCAAGCATCCGTGGCcttcagtgtctcctgcgagatgataTCTTGTCTTGCTTTCGGGCGTTCACCAAATGTTTCTTGCTGGATCAAGTGTtttgtgcttgaaggtgtcccacagaagtacagggtccgtcagattgtcgagtgctATGAAACGACCAGGGACTGCCTCAGCAAACACCCCCAGGCCCTGGTGTTAACAttggaccactggggagttttgaagtggacctggagggtagccccaagcaatctatggtcagtaccacagaattcggcactcctatacaccctgcaattctggaggatcctccagcaagtgctaacgagtatgtggtcgatctccttggctgcattacccgcatcgctgtaccacatCCAGCGATGTgagtctgggtgctggtaccaagagccagaaatcctcaggaGACGAGGCATGAGGGATCACTATTCTAAATGAATGCCCACTCATATTGGTATGTAATATATAGGTTTCATAAAGAATGTCACTCACTCGATTTTGTGTTTTCCCATATTTTCCGcaactgcttttttttttccctctttctttttttttcgatttttcgatttttcttgccgattttgatgaaactcacaccctttaatatttgggccccttcccattgcctgtggtcgattttttttttttttttttttttcgaaatcgcctgtacagtttttgaattattgtcaaaaaacgaaaaaatgcgaaagttcccatgttgaaaatgcagtaCCTGAGTAAAAGAAACGGCAAgtcattcaattttattttatttttgcacagaactaccttataactacaacttgttcgagagcgttttttcgatttcgacttatatattttttgtgaatttttgaagtaggggacttcaagaaaaaaaaaaaaggtaaaatttttcttacattgaccactttttaaagaagtacaggcaaaaattgcgaaaacgctctcaaacaagttgcagatattttatttttttacaaaatgagtcataatatgttaattttggacatgtgcccggaatccttttatCCACCcataaaggtggagttccgagatgcGGCATTTaatgttttcttcatctttccaaggctatcttgatatcaccaaaacaaggtataagattagccttcctacaccataatcctctatcatttacctgcattccgaagtcttgcggacattgccagcacgtaatggTTTCTCAGAATCTTACGTACAGTgtggagtggtggcagtgatctggagGTCTAAAGGCCTACATtgactattttttaaaaattctcaaaaatccccccaaaatcatacagccattctgatttcatgtttgaatagaactatctttctactattatatgtagagaagttgaccttacctttttcttggtgaatattttccgaaggtgactattttaacaccctaataggagattttgaaaatatatgtcacttttacaagaaccacatgaaaatattgcaaatccttatgggagcatgtaatagaactattattcagctacaaaatgagccataatactttaaaatcggaccgaaaatacgtgtgctatgcgtataAATGggacggacctaataatcgcgatcttattccttttaattatgtttacatttttacatgacaaatcatgtacagaatacttgtatttgatttaattatctgtcatttacctattattgatcctgtaatggggttttacaacgtataatatttgttgaaagaataacttttctccagtcggacgggtaccaaacgcttacttttccccacgcggt
The DNA window shown above is from Penaeus vannamei isolate JL-2024 chromosome 12, ASM4276789v1, whole genome shotgun sequence and carries:
- the LOC138863502 gene encoding uncharacterized protein, yielding MHRSQVCRTRSLLRRDKEQFIRSLAEEVEGHFLVNDLRPAYQALRKLNSKPSSQVTAVLLVSSQIISDRIAVQECWAEYFFQLYQVDPPTVNLDAGSAEIPLPDSPISEDAPSLIEYTRQGSCSLLRRIRDHLLRHQRLEQSGYTPVKSTIVRILVLRVIVEHRCEFGCGLLAAYIVLTKTFDTVHWKSFSEILRLRGCAFAPTLFNTCMDWILSRATVQNHSVATPGNIKVTDLDFAESLVVALDAFSNEANTLGLEDFGDLLQEPVQSVRVCSKDIKITENFTNLNSVVHNSGLQTRKSADRLAWQQGSWTLLTEYMEMPVPVQKDYTMHLHGPDNSSFVIW